In Streptomyces nodosus, one DNA window encodes the following:
- a CDS encoding ABC transporter ATP-binding protein — MNTLLEVDGLTVRLPVAGELRTVLRDVSFSLDSGSTLGLVGESGSGKSMTVRTIARLLPDGADVRGGVRFDGAEVFDLRADALRSYRAKDVAMIFQDARAHTNPVRTIGDFLTETMRTNDRMPKPAARKRAQELLAEVGIGDPERRLRQFPHELSGGLLQRVMIAAAVAARPRLVLADEPTTALDVTTQAEVMTILGRMQREYGMAMLFITHDLELAGAVCDETIVLYAGQVMERQASVRLHQDPLHPYTAALVQARPEIDRRVDRLPAITGHPTTAYEAPDGCAFAPRCRFAEERCRAGVPPLLQIGPSGTRCVRMPGLRGQMVRQQHIGSPSNEEIPR, encoded by the coding sequence GTGAACACACTTCTCGAAGTCGACGGACTGACGGTTCGGCTGCCGGTCGCGGGCGAGTTGCGCACCGTGCTGCGCGATGTCTCGTTCTCACTCGACAGCGGAAGCACCCTCGGTCTGGTCGGCGAGTCCGGTTCGGGCAAGTCGATGACGGTCCGCACCATCGCACGCCTGCTCCCCGACGGCGCCGACGTCCGGGGCGGTGTCCGCTTCGACGGCGCCGAGGTGTTCGACCTTCGCGCCGACGCCCTGCGGTCCTATCGGGCGAAGGACGTCGCGATGATCTTCCAGGACGCACGGGCCCACACCAACCCCGTACGCACCATCGGCGACTTCCTCACCGAGACGATGCGTACCAACGACCGGATGCCCAAGCCCGCTGCCCGCAAACGCGCACAGGAACTGCTCGCCGAGGTCGGCATCGGGGACCCGGAGCGCCGGCTGCGGCAGTTCCCCCATGAGCTCTCCGGCGGCCTGCTGCAACGGGTGATGATCGCTGCCGCGGTGGCTGCGCGGCCTCGGCTCGTTCTCGCCGACGAGCCGACCACCGCGCTCGATGTCACCACCCAGGCGGAGGTGATGACGATCCTCGGGCGCATGCAGCGCGAGTACGGCATGGCGATGCTCTTCATCACCCACGACCTGGAACTCGCCGGTGCCGTGTGCGACGAGACGATCGTGCTCTACGCCGGCCAGGTCATGGAGCGGCAGGCGTCGGTGCGGCTGCACCAGGACCCGCTCCACCCCTACACCGCCGCCCTGGTGCAGGCACGCCCCGAGATCGACCGCCGCGTCGACCGACTGCCCGCCATCACCGGTCATCCGACCACCGCCTACGAGGCGCCGGACGGCTGTGCCTTCGCGCCGCGCTGCCGCTTCGCCGAGGAGCGGTGCCGGGCAGGAGTGCCACCCCTGCTGCAGATCGGTCCGTCGGGGACCCGGTGCGTCCGGATGCCCGGCCTGCGCGGCCAGATGGTTCGGCAGCAGCACATCGGTTCCCCTTCGAACGAGGAGATCCCGCGATGA
- a CDS encoding ATP-binding protein has translation MSHLRAPAAHADRREGGRHGRPDPRAVPPPTEIRIRRRLLRLAILPPLAVALSACAAVLFLVCFSGAHPTPTPALWVVLAGALAVALGALVIAVVAAERAAGSVYDGLEMLRSANALGEDVLRDLVEALRRGEPPPARTARGGPAADADDFELLAAELARAHDGAVVAVVRAAQLSSHTGSEQKLEVFVHLARRLQSLVHREISILDELESGIEDPDLLQGLFRIDHLATRIRRHAENLAVLGGAVSRRQWSNPIPVTEVLRSAIAEVDEYVRVKLVPPVEGTLRGHAVADVVHLLAELIENATVYSAPHTQVLLRAELVTSGLAIEVEDRGLGMSLAEQDTMNALLAEPDQVNVAGLLAEGRIGLFVVSQLARRHGIHVRLQTNIYGGVQAVLVVPQGLLGPAPVTAGTRSPELPRGADEGQMPYGTGPFGMPGVTGAWGVAPAITPAPAPVPVAVPGSDSSPVASEHSVFPGRRQAEHEGALGDRDRFPEDPDRLPVDRGRPSADGEGQESDGGWQESDGERSELDSERPEFDHDRVPTGRVQIAPDQDQLQTGPVRTPDDHVRASGDGERTPIDCPAEQWPGVPPGDGVAGNAEAPAVRQGGARPDTSGRPRLPRRRAQEHIAPQLRDGPTPRTFPQDADRYVPHDPGLMAAFRRGIGLAEARQRVEPDHAEAYAGTAPVASPHGDLLPVGSPHSSAAASDGVPEPSHAVPPGNPARTAEAYAPHRSADDPATPHMGSAPAG, from the coding sequence ATGTCTCACCTTCGCGCACCGGCCGCGCACGCAGACCGCCGTGAGGGCGGACGGCACGGGCGACCGGACCCCCGCGCCGTCCCGCCGCCCACCGAGATCCGGATACGGCGCAGACTGCTGCGCCTGGCGATCCTGCCGCCCCTCGCGGTGGCCCTCAGCGCCTGCGCCGCCGTGCTCTTCCTCGTCTGCTTCAGCGGCGCGCACCCCACTCCCACCCCCGCGCTCTGGGTCGTGCTCGCGGGCGCCCTCGCGGTGGCCCTCGGGGCCCTGGTGATCGCGGTCGTGGCCGCCGAGCGTGCCGCCGGGTCCGTGTACGACGGGCTGGAGATGCTGCGCAGCGCCAACGCCCTAGGTGAGGACGTTCTGCGAGACCTGGTCGAGGCGCTGCGCCGCGGGGAGCCACCGCCCGCCCGCACGGCGCGCGGCGGACCGGCCGCGGACGCCGACGACTTCGAGTTGCTCGCCGCCGAACTGGCCCGCGCCCACGACGGCGCCGTCGTCGCGGTCGTCCGGGCCGCGCAGCTCTCCAGCCACACCGGCAGCGAACAGAAGCTCGAGGTCTTCGTCCATCTCGCCCGGCGCCTCCAGTCTCTCGTGCACCGGGAGATCTCGATCCTCGACGAGCTGGAGAGCGGGATCGAGGATCCCGACCTGCTCCAGGGTCTCTTCCGCATCGACCACCTCGCCACCCGTATCCGGCGCCATGCCGAGAACCTCGCCGTGCTCGGCGGCGCCGTCTCCCGCCGACAGTGGAGCAACCCGATCCCCGTGACCGAGGTGCTGCGTTCGGCGATCGCCGAGGTCGACGAGTATGTGCGGGTCAAGCTGGTGCCACCCGTCGAGGGCACCCTGCGCGGTCATGCCGTCGCCGATGTCGTCCATCTGCTGGCCGAACTCATCGAGAACGCCACGGTGTACTCGGCCCCGCACACGCAGGTGCTGTTGCGTGCCGAACTGGTCACCTCGGGGCTCGCCATCGAGGTCGAGGACCGCGGCCTCGGTATGTCCCTGGCCGAACAGGACACCATGAACGCCCTGCTCGCCGAGCCCGACCAGGTCAATGTGGCCGGGCTGCTGGCGGAGGGCCGTATCGGGCTGTTCGTGGTCTCCCAGCTCGCCCGGCGGCACGGCATCCATGTCCGCCTGCAGACCAATATCTACGGCGGTGTGCAGGCGGTGCTCGTCGTGCCGCAGGGGCTGCTGGGGCCGGCACCGGTCACGGCGGGGACGAGGTCACCCGAGCTGCCGAGAGGGGCGGATGAGGGGCAGATGCCGTACGGCACGGGGCCGTTCGGCATGCCCGGTGTGACGGGAGCGTGGGGAGTGGCACCGGCGATCACTCCTGCCCCTGCCCCTGTCCCTGTCGCTGTCCCTGGCTCCGATTCGTCTCCGGTCGCTTCCGAGCACTCCGTGTTTCCCGGCCGGCGGCAGGCGGAGCACGAGGGGGCCCTGGGCGACCGGGATCGGTTTCCCGAGGACCCTGACCGGCTTCCCGTCGACCGTGGTCGACCTTCTGCCGATGGTGAGGGGCAGGAGTCCGACGGTGGATGGCAGGAGTCCGATGGTGAACGGTCGGAGCTCGACAGTGAGCGGCCCGAGTTCGATCACGATCGGGTCCCGACTGGCCGCGTACAGATCGCGCCCGATCAGGATCAGCTCCAGACCGGGCCTGTGCGGACGCCCGACGACCATGTCCGGGCTTCCGGAGACGGCGAGCGGACCCCGATCGACTGCCCTGCCGAGCAGTGGCCCGGAGTCCCGCCCGGTGACGGTGTCGCCGGAAACGCGGAAGCTCCGGCCGTGCGCCAGGGCGGCGCCCGGCCCGACACCTCGGGCAGGCCCCGGCTGCCCCGCCGCCGCGCCCAGGAGCACATCGCACCCCAGCTGCGCGACGGCCCCACCCCGCGGACCTTCCCTCAGGACGCCGACCGGTACGTCCCTCACGACCCCGGCCTGATGGCCGCGTTCCGGCGGGGCATCGGACTCGCGGAGGCCCGGCAGCGAGTAGAGCCCGACCACGCCGAGGCGTACGCGGGCACGGCACCGGTCGCCTCCCCGCACGGCGACCTTCTGCCCGTCGGCTCCCCGCACTCCAGTGCGGCGGCCTCCGACGGCGTACCGGAGCCCTCCCACGCCGTGCCGCCAGGGAACCCGGCGCGCACCGCCGAGGCATACGCCCCGCACCGATCCGCGGACGACCCGGCCACCCCGCACATGGGGAGCGCACCGGCCGGATGA
- a CDS encoding ABC transporter ATP-binding protein — translation MTEPLLVVEHLTKTFGRGRAEATAVADVSFALAPGGALGIVGESGSGKTTTARMIIGLERPSGGRIMFRGEDRTQPARSARSRRERGRNIQIVFQDPYTSLDRRQRIGDCLAEVVGVHFRLGRDETRKRVSELAELVGLDDRQLEALPRSLSGGQRQRVAIARALAADPDILILDEAVSALDVSIQAQILNLLSDIRQKRGVSYLFISHDLAVIRQVTDDTIVMRHGAVVEQGPTAAVLDDPQDPYTRLLRDSVPRSGWHPEAITARH, via the coding sequence ATGACCGAGCCGCTGCTCGTGGTCGAGCACCTGACCAAGACGTTCGGCCGTGGGCGTGCCGAGGCGACCGCGGTCGCCGATGTGAGCTTCGCCCTGGCCCCGGGCGGAGCCCTCGGCATCGTCGGCGAGTCCGGCTCCGGCAAGACGACCACCGCGCGGATGATCATCGGCCTGGAGCGTCCCTCCGGTGGCCGCATCATGTTCCGGGGCGAGGACCGCACCCAGCCGGCGCGTTCCGCACGCAGCCGCCGTGAGCGGGGCCGGAACATCCAGATCGTCTTCCAGGACCCCTACACCTCGCTCGACCGCCGTCAGCGCATCGGCGACTGCCTCGCGGAAGTCGTCGGCGTGCACTTCCGGCTCGGCCGCGACGAGACCAGGAAGCGCGTGAGTGAACTCGCCGAGCTCGTCGGACTCGACGACCGGCAGCTCGAGGCACTGCCGAGGTCACTCTCCGGAGGGCAGCGCCAACGCGTCGCCATCGCTCGCGCGCTCGCCGCCGATCCGGACATCCTCATCCTCGACGAGGCCGTGTCGGCCCTGGATGTCTCGATCCAGGCGCAGATCCTCAATCTGCTCTCGGACATCCGGCAGAAACGCGGCGTGAGCTACCTGTTCATCAGCCACGATCTCGCCGTCATCCGCCAGGTGACCGACGACACGATCGTCATGCGTCACGGCGCTGTCGTCGAACAAGGGCCCACCGCCGCCGTGCTCGACGACCCGCAAGACCCCTACACCCGCCTGTTGCGCGACAGCGTCCCCCGCAGCGGGTGGCACCCCGAAGCCATCACAGCCCGACACTGA
- a CDS encoding ABC transporter substrate-binding protein has product MYSSRPRRRATALTAVAAAAALVTAGCSGGTSGTAATGSSDALTTFTPKGSGSVDTITWNVFQGEPQTVDPFQSADYTPNMINSNMCETLLAQTPDFQIKPNLATSYSNPDPTTWVYKLRDDVTFWDGSPMTADDVVWSMRHNMTDKSSFYGYLYANVASITKTGAGEVTVRLKKPDYLFNDELASFAGVVVEKKFYEQHGDKVGTPGVGVMCTGPYKYAKWTQGQSIDVSRYDGYWNTSLPRKVKNIDFTFLTDDSAITSGLLSGQIDGTYGPPTAGLAQLKASSAGKLYSGAAPLAVTLVVANHKGAMGNADVRKALQMAIDWKGIGNQVYAGQGTAVPLQTVPAVYGFAKDELTSYADSVKTDGTAKIDEAKKLLAGVPADVKSKQISLVVPQQAETQQLGIGIKAAADKIGLNFKLNVVPATGYSNYLYDPATRGNTDLLYTQFWPNIPNPLDWLGLTAITGGTFNQSGYKGIDGLYAEAVSTKDESARSELVVQMEQKLHDEMDPMFSGIQLTNDVWLGSRITGAPAAFDYVYYPWAAYLSGTGK; this is encoded by the coding sequence ATGTACTCATCCCGCCCCCGCAGACGGGCAACGGCACTCACCGCCGTCGCCGCCGCAGCCGCCCTGGTGACGGCCGGTTGCTCCGGCGGCACCTCCGGCACCGCAGCGACCGGGTCCTCCGACGCGCTGACCACCTTCACCCCGAAAGGCTCGGGATCGGTCGACACGATCACCTGGAACGTCTTCCAGGGCGAGCCGCAGACCGTCGACCCCTTCCAGTCGGCGGACTACACACCGAACATGATCAACTCGAACATGTGCGAGACCCTGCTCGCACAGACGCCCGACTTCCAGATCAAGCCCAATCTGGCGACGTCGTACTCGAATCCCGACCCGACGACCTGGGTCTACAAGCTGCGCGACGACGTCACCTTCTGGGACGGCTCGCCGATGACCGCCGACGACGTCGTGTGGAGCATGCGGCACAACATGACGGACAAGTCGAGCTTCTACGGCTACCTGTACGCGAACGTCGCCTCGATCACGAAGACGGGCGCCGGCGAAGTGACCGTCCGGCTCAAGAAGCCCGACTATCTCTTCAACGACGAATTGGCGAGCTTCGCCGGTGTGGTCGTCGAGAAGAAGTTCTACGAGCAGCACGGCGACAAGGTCGGTACGCCGGGCGTCGGTGTCATGTGCACCGGTCCCTACAAGTACGCCAAGTGGACGCAGGGCCAGTCGATCGACGTGAGCCGCTACGACGGCTACTGGAACACATCGCTGCCACGGAAGGTGAAGAACATCGACTTCACCTTCCTGACCGACGACTCCGCGATCACCTCCGGTCTGCTCTCGGGCCAGATCGACGGAACGTACGGCCCGCCGACGGCCGGGCTGGCACAGCTGAAGGCATCGTCGGCGGGCAAGCTCTACTCGGGTGCCGCGCCCCTGGCTGTCACGCTCGTGGTCGCGAACCACAAGGGCGCGATGGGCAACGCCGATGTGCGTAAGGCGCTCCAGATGGCCATCGACTGGAAGGGCATCGGCAACCAGGTGTACGCCGGTCAGGGGACCGCCGTTCCGCTGCAGACCGTGCCGGCCGTGTACGGCTTCGCGAAGGACGAGCTGACCTCGTACGCCGACTCGGTGAAGACCGATGGCACCGCGAAGATCGACGAGGCGAAGAAGCTGCTCGCCGGCGTTCCGGCCGATGTGAAGTCGAAGCAGATCAGCCTCGTGGTTCCGCAGCAGGCGGAGACACAGCAGCTGGGTATCGGGATCAAGGCCGCGGCTGACAAGATCGGCCTGAACTTCAAGCTCAACGTCGTACCTGCCACCGGCTACTCCAACTACCTGTACGACCCGGCGACGCGCGGCAACACCGACCTGCTGTACACACAGTTCTGGCCGAACATCCCGAATCCGCTCGACTGGCTGGGCCTCACCGCGATCACCGGCGGCACCTTCAACCAGTCCGGCTACAAGGGCATCGACGGGCTCTATGCCGAGGCGGTCAGCACCAAGGACGAAAGCGCCCGCTCCGAGCTGGTCGTGCAGATGGAGCAGAAGCTGCACGACGAGATGGATCCGATGTTCTCCGGCATCCAGCTGACGAACGACGTATGGCTCGGAAGCAGGATCACCGGGGCGCCGGCGGCATTCGACTACGTCTACTACCCATGGGCGGCCTACCTCAGCGGAACCGGCAAGTAG
- a CDS encoding ABC transporter permease, whose protein sequence is MRSFAPNGLARAAVRFKPAAFVGTFVALMMAALIVSACGILLETGLRASVPAERYAKAPVVVAADQYARLVTGSGDSRSESAVLLPDTARLDIALADRAARAPGAGAAVPDFTFPVRRDDGALTGHGWGSHAFTGATLTSGAAPRTGEVVLDATAAKAGVGDTVAFDTATGRADFRVSGLAKTGSGDGAEGPTAWFADAQSPALAGHPGKADAIAVLARDGADTEALAAGVKKALTGSGARVHTDDGRGAVEDRGLGYAKETLTGLGGSFGGIAAMVAVFTASGTVALSVAQRAQEFALLRAIGATPRQIRRAVAAEALLVAPLAGLVGCLPGIGLAHWWFGQLKDRGAVPAPVDLHVSWIPLVVAVGMGLLTALFASWAAGRRPAKIKPRQALTEASVERLRPDVIRTVLGLGALVGGGFLTVLAARSAGDDAANAALGVVMLFMLAVALLGPLVARLCAALFGLPLRGLGAAAALAAANSRTNARRLASAIIPIVLAMAFASTLTFMHTSESHVAAQQLRAGVTADHVITHPAGLPAEAVDRAARAPGVEAAVGLLDTQVLVSVGSGGDRWLQGAATQGISGSGAQLAKVQDLDVRSGSLDRVGKGRVAVDKMLAMSAKVEVGDKLPMYLPDGTKASPEVVAVYGRGLGLAAVTMDRASLAAHVTSGFSSTLLVRGGDARALAPLGKVTDPSGYAVEQNTDRELNAWANATMAGVLGGFAAVAAVNTLVMTVLDRRRELGMLRLVGATGRQVMDMLRWEGLLVAVSGIVLGTAIAAATLTPMMRGLTGEDPYIPPLVYGAFAAAATVLALLAVALPARAALRDRKG, encoded by the coding sequence ATGAGGAGCTTCGCCCCCAACGGCCTCGCCCGTGCGGCCGTGCGCTTCAAGCCCGCGGCGTTCGTCGGCACCTTTGTCGCGCTGATGATGGCGGCACTGATCGTCTCGGCCTGCGGCATCCTCCTGGAGACGGGCCTTCGCGCATCGGTGCCGGCGGAGCGGTACGCGAAGGCTCCGGTCGTCGTGGCGGCGGACCAGTACGCCCGCCTCGTCACGGGCAGCGGCGACAGCCGCTCCGAGTCGGCGGTCCTGCTGCCGGACACGGCACGCCTGGACATCGCGCTGGCCGACAGGGCGGCCCGCGCGCCCGGCGCGGGAGCGGCGGTGCCGGACTTCACGTTCCCGGTGCGCCGGGACGACGGCGCTCTGACGGGCCACGGCTGGGGATCGCACGCCTTCACCGGCGCCACGCTCACCTCCGGGGCCGCGCCCCGTACCGGCGAGGTGGTGCTCGACGCCACCGCCGCGAAGGCCGGCGTCGGCGACACCGTCGCGTTCGACACCGCCACCGGGCGCGCCGACTTCCGCGTCTCCGGGCTGGCGAAGACCGGGTCCGGCGATGGGGCCGAGGGGCCCACAGCCTGGTTCGCCGACGCCCAGTCCCCCGCGCTCGCCGGGCATCCCGGCAAGGCCGACGCCATCGCCGTGCTGGCGAGGGACGGGGCGGACACCGAGGCCCTCGCCGCCGGAGTGAAGAAGGCTCTCACCGGCTCCGGCGCCAGGGTGCACACCGACGACGGCCGCGGCGCCGTCGAGGACCGCGGGCTCGGGTACGCCAAGGAAACACTCACCGGGCTCGGCGGCTCCTTCGGCGGCATCGCCGCCATGGTCGCCGTCTTCACCGCGTCCGGCACGGTCGCGCTGTCCGTCGCCCAGCGCGCCCAGGAGTTCGCGCTGCTGCGCGCCATCGGCGCCACTCCGCGGCAGATCCGCCGTGCGGTCGCCGCCGAGGCGCTGCTCGTCGCGCCGCTCGCCGGGCTGGTCGGATGCCTGCCGGGGATCGGGCTCGCGCACTGGTGGTTCGGGCAGTTGAAGGACCGCGGGGCCGTCCCGGCCCCCGTGGACCTGCATGTCTCGTGGATCCCGCTCGTCGTCGCCGTCGGCATGGGGCTGCTGACCGCGCTCTTCGCCAGCTGGGCGGCCGGGCGCCGGCCCGCGAAGATCAAGCCGCGGCAGGCGCTCACCGAGGCGTCGGTGGAGCGGCTGCGGCCGGACGTGATCCGCACCGTGCTGGGCCTCGGCGCCCTCGTCGGCGGCGGCTTCCTCACCGTCCTCGCCGCCCGTTCGGCCGGGGACGACGCGGCCAACGCCGCCCTCGGTGTCGTCATGCTCTTCATGCTCGCCGTGGCGCTGCTCGGCCCGCTGGTGGCGCGGCTGTGCGCGGCGCTGTTCGGGCTTCCGCTGCGCGGCCTCGGCGCCGCGGCCGCGCTCGCCGCGGCCAACTCCCGTACGAACGCCCGTCGTCTGGCCTCCGCGATCATCCCGATCGTGCTGGCCATGGCGTTCGCCTCGACGCTCACCTTCATGCACACGAGCGAAAGCCACGTCGCCGCACAGCAGTTGCGCGCCGGCGTCACCGCGGACCATGTCATCACGCACCCCGCGGGGCTGCCCGCAGAGGCCGTCGACCGGGCCGCCCGCGCACCCGGCGTCGAGGCGGCCGTGGGCCTGCTCGACACTCAGGTGCTCGTGTCCGTCGGCTCCGGCGGCGACCGGTGGCTGCAGGGCGCCGCGACCCAGGGCATATCCGGCTCCGGGGCGCAGCTCGCGAAGGTGCAGGACCTCGATGTGCGCAGCGGCAGCCTGGACCGGGTCGGCAAGGGCCGTGTCGCCGTCGACAAGATGCTCGCCATGTCGGCGAAGGTCGAGGTCGGTGACAAGCTGCCGATGTACCTTCCGGACGGCACCAAGGCCAGTCCCGAGGTCGTCGCCGTGTACGGCCGCGGGCTCGGCCTCGCGGCCGTGACCATGGACCGTGCGTCCCTGGCCGCCCATGTCACCTCGGGCTTCAGCAGCACACTGCTGGTACGTGGCGGAGATGCGAGGGCCCTCGCCCCGTTGGGCAAGGTCACCGACCCCTCCGGCTACGCGGTCGAGCAGAACACCGACCGTGAGCTCAACGCCTGGGCCAACGCCACGATGGCCGGGGTCCTGGGCGGCTTCGCCGCCGTCGCCGCCGTCAACACCCTGGTGATGACCGTCCTGGACCGCCGTCGTGAGCTCGGCATGCTCCGACTCGTCGGCGCCACCGGGCGTCAGGTGATGGACATGCTGCGCTGGGAGGGCCTGCTGGTGGCGGTGTCCGGCATCGTCCTGGGCACGGCGATCGCCGCGGCCACCCTGACCCCGATGATGCGCGGCCTGACCGGCGAGGACCCGTACATACCCCCGCTGGTGTACGGGGCCTTCGCCGCGGCCGCGACGGTCCTCGCCCTGCTCGCCGTCGCCCTCCCGGCGCGAGCGGCGCTCCGCGACCGGAAGGGCTGA
- a CDS encoding ABC transporter ATP-binding protein, protein MRLRGGTRQKTDDRPEAQGTPGPAVELRGVRRQYGRGAGAVHALAGIDLVLPRGTFTAVMGPSGSGKSTFLQCAAGLDRPSAGSVRLGGTEITGMREHQLTEMRRSRLGFVFQAFNLLPSLTVEQNVLLPMRLAGQRQDRRRADAVLAQVGLAGKAKRRPGELSGGQQQRVAIARALVTRPDVVFADEPTGALDTGTAAEVLGLLRHAVDSLGATVVMVTHDPAAAAWADRVLFLADGVFAGGLDRGSAEQIAARMADLTSRAGALAGAAA, encoded by the coding sequence ATGAGGCTGCGCGGCGGCACACGACAGAAGACGGACGACCGGCCGGAGGCCCAGGGCACACCCGGTCCCGCCGTCGAACTGCGCGGCGTCCGGCGGCAGTACGGCCGCGGCGCGGGCGCCGTACACGCCCTCGCGGGCATCGATCTCGTCCTGCCGCGTGGCACGTTCACCGCGGTCATGGGCCCGTCCGGCTCCGGCAAGTCCACGTTCCTGCAGTGCGCCGCCGGCCTCGACCGTCCGTCGGCCGGGTCCGTGCGCCTCGGCGGTACGGAGATCACCGGCATGCGCGAGCACCAGCTCACCGAGATGCGTCGCAGCCGCCTCGGCTTCGTCTTCCAGGCCTTCAACCTGCTGCCCTCCCTCACCGTGGAGCAGAACGTGCTGCTCCCGATGCGCCTCGCCGGGCAGCGTCAGGACCGCCGCCGGGCGGACGCGGTGCTCGCGCAGGTCGGCCTCGCCGGCAAGGCGAAGCGTCGGCCCGGTGAGCTCTCCGGCGGCCAGCAGCAGCGCGTGGCCATCGCCCGCGCCCTGGTCACCAGACCGGACGTGGTCTTCGCCGACGAGCCCACCGGTGCCCTCGACACCGGCACCGCCGCCGAGGTCCTCGGCCTGCTCCGGCACGCGGTGGACAGCCTCGGCGCCACCGTCGTCATGGTCACCCACGATCCGGCCGCGGCCGCCTGGGCGGACCGCGTGCTGTTCCTCGCGGACGGCGTCTTCGCCGGCGGCCTCGACCGCGGTTCGGCGGAGCAGATCGCGGCGCGCATGGCGGACCTCACCTCCCGTGCGGGCGCGTTGGCAGGGGCCGCGGCATGA
- a CDS encoding ABC transporter permease has protein sequence MSTTAGLRRIGARGAGRRTTRRTRTIGVTGGVAITVLGLVVCFAVLAPLLAPHDPNAVDLSGAYQGSSGTHVLGTDASGRDLLSRLIYGSRTALIGPFLVVAISTLLGTVLALAAVWFGGWFDQIVVRVVDAVFAFPGLLLAILATALFGSGLKAATAALSIAYVPYIARIVRSASLRERSLPYIAALRVQGVHGLRIALRHILLNVGGLIVANATLAFGFALMDFAGLSFIGLGVQPPTSDWGAMVGTGMAGVLQQHPQEALFASALIVVTVGAVNMLGDRLTERWEARS, from the coding sequence ATGAGCACCACAGCAGGGCTGCGCCGCATCGGAGCCCGAGGGGCCGGCCGGCGGACGACACGCCGTACCAGAACCATCGGCGTGACCGGTGGAGTGGCGATCACCGTCCTCGGACTCGTCGTCTGCTTCGCCGTCCTCGCGCCCCTCCTCGCACCGCACGATCCCAACGCCGTCGACCTCTCCGGTGCGTACCAGGGCTCCAGCGGTACGCATGTGCTGGGAACCGACGCGAGCGGGCGGGACCTTCTCTCGCGCCTCATCTACGGCTCCCGGACCGCGCTGATCGGACCGTTCCTCGTCGTGGCGATCTCGACGCTCCTCGGGACGGTACTCGCGCTCGCGGCCGTCTGGTTCGGCGGCTGGTTCGACCAGATCGTGGTGCGCGTCGTCGATGCCGTGTTCGCCTTCCCCGGACTGCTGCTGGCGATCCTGGCGACCGCCCTGTTCGGGTCCGGCCTGAAGGCCGCCACCGCGGCGCTGTCCATCGCCTATGTCCCCTACATCGCCCGGATCGTGCGGAGCGCGTCGCTGCGGGAGCGCTCACTGCCCTACATCGCGGCACTGCGGGTGCAGGGCGTGCACGGGCTGCGGATCGCATTGCGGCACATCCTCCTCAACGTGGGCGGGCTGATCGTCGCCAACGCCACACTCGCTTTCGGGTTCGCCCTGATGGACTTCGCCGGCCTCTCGTTCATCGGCCTCGGGGTGCAGCCACCGACATCGGACTGGGGCGCGATGGTCGGCACCGGTATGGCAGGGGTGCTGCAACAACACCCGCAGGAGGCCCTGTTCGCCAGCGCGCTGATCGTCGTCACCGTCGGTGCCGTGAACATGCTCGGCGACCGGCTCACGGAACGCTGGGAGGCACGCTCGTGA
- a CDS encoding ABC transporter permease yields MSHTTMTAPVPSGQAKAKQRPAGVLLRFVATRIVGLVVTLFIASLVVFGALYAAPGSPLTYLTHGRTMSPEAIASIKAEYHLDDPVWQQYLRWLGGVAHGDFGTSVIYNQPVASLVGSRAFATTLLVLMAAAIVLVLGLAIGTLAGLRPGWLSRSAMAGATAVMAVPTFVGAVVLIIVFAVDLEWFPVFGSGRGGLDEVYHMVLPSIALALASVAFVARLAQTAIRQELSADHVQTAISRGLPHGAVVRRHVMRNAAMPVLTVAGLTIAGLIAGSVVVEQVFQLGGLGQFLVSSVQQKDFPVVQAICLMYVAAFIVLNTLIDIAYTLLDPRVSIGKKDS; encoded by the coding sequence ATGAGCCACACGACCATGACGGCACCCGTGCCATCGGGGCAGGCGAAGGCGAAGCAGCGGCCCGCCGGGGTACTGCTGCGGTTCGTCGCCACCCGCATCGTGGGGCTGGTGGTGACCTTGTTCATCGCGAGCCTGGTCGTCTTCGGAGCGCTCTACGCCGCGCCCGGAAGCCCGCTCACCTATCTCACGCACGGCCGCACCATGAGCCCCGAGGCGATCGCCTCGATCAAGGCCGAGTATCACCTCGACGACCCCGTCTGGCAGCAGTACCTGAGGTGGCTGGGTGGCGTGGCGCACGGCGACTTCGGGACATCGGTCATCTACAACCAACCGGTGGCGTCGCTGGTCGGAAGCCGCGCCTTCGCGACCACGCTGCTCGTCCTCATGGCCGCGGCGATCGTCCTGGTGCTCGGGTTGGCCATCGGCACCCTCGCCGGCCTCAGGCCCGGCTGGTTGTCACGGTCCGCCATGGCCGGCGCGACCGCCGTCATGGCGGTGCCGACCTTCGTCGGAGCGGTCGTGCTGATCATCGTGTTCGCCGTCGACCTGGAGTGGTTCCCGGTGTTCGGCTCCGGCCGTGGGGGCCTCGACGAGGTCTACCACATGGTCCTCCCGTCGATCGCGCTCGCGCTCGCCTCCGTCGCGTTCGTCGCGCGACTCGCCCAGACCGCGATCCGACAGGAACTGTCCGCCGATCATGTGCAGACCGCGATCAGCCGCGGACTGCCCCACGGGGCCGTCGTACGCAGACATGTGATGCGCAACGCCGCGATGCCGGTGCTCACCGTCGCGGGCCTCACGATCGCGGGCCTGATCGCGGGAAGCGTCGTCGTGGAACAGGTCTTCCAACTCGGCGGACTCGGTCAGTTCCTCGTGAGTTCGGTGCAGCAGAAGGACTTCCCCGTCGTACAGGCGATCTGTCTGATGTACGTCGCCGCCTTCATCGTGCTGAACACCCTCATCGACATCGCCTACACACTGCTCGACCCGCGCGTGTCGATCGGGAAGAAGGACTCATGA